The Novosphingobium humi DNA window CGCCGCAATTTGCCGATATGGACATTGATGAGATTGTCCGCCGGATCGAAGAAATAGCCCCAGACCTGTTCAAAGATCATCTGACGGCTCAGGATCTGGCGCGGATGGCGGGCAAGAAGTTCGAGCAGGCGGAACTCCTTTTGCAGCAAGGCCACCGGTTCGCCATGCAGCCAGACCTTGCGCTTGATAAGATCCATTTCCAGCGGGCCGACCACAATCCGCCCCTCGGCCGGATAGTCGCGCCCGCGCCGCAGCAGCACCTCGACCCGCATCGCCACCTCGTCGGGGGCAAAGGGCTTGACCATATAGTCATCGCCCCCCGCCCGCAGCCCCGCGATGCGTTGGTCGACATCGCCCAGCGAGGAAATCATCAGCACCGGCGTTGTCACCCCTTCGGCGCGCAGCCGCGCCACCAGCGCCATGCCGTCCATATCGGGCAGCATCCGGTCCAGCGTGATCGCGTCAAACCGGGTGGTGTGCGTATGGGCCAGTGCCTCGCGCCCGGTGGTGGCGTGGATGACGTCATAGCCCTGCGCCCGCAGGCGATCGGCGATCACCTGCGCCACTTCGGCATCATCTTCCACCACCATGGTCTGGGTCATGGCCCTCCCGTAATGCCTTGGTGCGGGGCGGGGCAAGTGAAATGGAGTTTACGCCAGCACGCGCTCAATCAGCACCGCCACGCCAAACAGCACGGTCAGACACAGCACCGCGCTGGATCTGGCGCAGGGCAACATGCAGGAAAGCGCGGCGGCCGTGCTGGCGGGCGAGGCCTTTGTCGCCTCAATGGAAATCGCGTGATTTGGGCAGGATGCGGACATTGCGCGGATGATGATGCGCCGAAGGGCGGGGGATTTCGCCCCCGGCCGTCTCCGAGAGTCCGGCCAGCATCGCGGTGCGGTCAATCACGCGCTCGACCATCACATGCACCACATTTTCCTTGCTGCGCTGAACCACTCCCTCGATCAGCATCAGCCGCGCGGCCATCACCGCGCTGCGCTGTTTTTCCAGATCGCGCGCCCAGAGCAGCGCATTGGCAATGCCGCTTTCATCCTCGATGGTGATGAAAACGGCATTGCCCTTGCCGGGCCGCTGACGGGTCAGCACCACGCCTGCCACGCGGATTCTGCGCCCGTCTTTCATGCTCTGCACATGGGCACAGGATGATACGCCCTCCTTTTTGAACGCATCGCGCAGGAACCGCATCGGATGGTTCCTGAGCGACAGGCGCAGCGTTTGATAATCGGTGAGCACCTCCTCGGTCTGCTCCATTTCGGGCAGGGGGGCATCGGTCTCATCGCCCAGTTCGTCCGCCCCGGCATGAGCGAAGAGCGGCAATTGCGCAGGCGGCTTGCGGCGCACCTCCCACAAGGCCTCGCGCCGCGAATGGCCCAGCGAGCCGAGCGCATCAGCATCGGCCAGTTTGCGCAGGGCCGGGGGCGGCAGGGCGGCGCGCCGGGCCAGATCCTCCACCGATTGATAGGGGCCATGATCGCGCCCGGCCGCAATCGCATCGGCCCATTCGCGGCGAAACCCGTCCATCCGCGAAAAGCCCAGCCGCAGCACAAGCCCGCCGTCTTCCAATGTGCAATCCCATGCGCTGTGGTTCACATCGACGCGGCGCACCAGCACGCCATGCTCCTGGGCGTCACGGACCAATTGTGCCGGGGCGTAAAAGCCCATCGGCTGGCTGT harbors:
- a CDS encoding response regulator transcription factor translates to MTQTMVVEDDAEVAQVIADRLRAQGYDVIHATTGREALAHTHTTRFDAITLDRMLPDMDGMALVARLRAEGVTTPVLMISSLGDVDQRIAGLRAGGDDYMVKPFAPDEVAMRVEVLLRRGRDYPAEGRIVVGPLEMDLIKRKVWLHGEPVALLQKEFRLLELLARHPRQILSRQMIFEQVWGYFFDPADNLINVHIGKLRRKLEQPGHAPIIETVKGEGYRLVVG